A portion of the Juglans microcarpa x Juglans regia isolate MS1-56 chromosome 1D, Jm3101_v1.0, whole genome shotgun sequence genome contains these proteins:
- the LOC121254199 gene encoding uncharacterized WD repeat-containing protein C2A9.03-like gives MSYQAVDGADYMVDEQEMEDFGHEFEEEVYGGDGGELGLDEYNMLTRVTDTSAAQARKGKDIQGIPWDRLNITRENYRLTRLEQYRNYENVPNSGESIDKECKPMEKGGYYFEFFHNTRSVKPTILHFQLRNLIWATSKHDVYLLSNYSVMHWSSLTGNLSEILNFSGHIAPAEKHAGSLLEGFMQTQISTLAVKENFLVAGGFQGELTCKRLDKQGVSFCTRTTYDDNAITNAIEIYDSLSGGINFMASNNDCGVREYDMEKFQLLNHFRFPWPVNHTSMNPDRRLITVVGDHRDGLLVDSQSGKTVATVVGHLDYSFASAWHPDGRTFATGNQDKTCRVWDIRKLSSPVAILKGNLGAVRSIRFSSDGQFMVVAEPADFVHVYSTKSDYKKRQEIDFFGEISGVSLSPDDESLYIGIWDRTYASLLQYNRRHTYGYLDSLL, from the exons ATGTCCTACCAGGCAGTGGACGGAGCCGATTACATGGTGGATGAGCAGGAAATGGAAGATTTCGGTCATGAATTCGAGGAAGAAGTCTATGGTGGAGATGGTGGAGAGTTGGGTCTTGACGAGTATAACATG CTGACCAGAGTGACAGATACCTCGGCTGCCCAAGCCAGGAAGGGAAAGGATATTCAAGGTATACCATGGGATAGACTTAATATAACGAGGGAGAACTATAGGTTGACGAGGCTCGAACAGTACAGGAATTATGAGAATGTTCCAAATTCTGGGGAATCAATAGACAAG GAGTGCAAGCCAATGGAGAAGGGTGGTTACTACTTTGAGTTTTTTCACAACACGAGATCAGTTAAGCCAACAATCCTTCATTTCCAG CTAAGAAACCTGATTTGGGCTACTTCGAAACATGATGTCTATCTATTGTCGAACTATTCAGTAATGCACTGGTCATCATTAACCGGAAATTTGTCTGAGATCCTCAATTTCTCAGGACACATAGCACCTGCTGAG AAACACGCAGGAAGTTTATTGGAAGGTTTTATGCAGACACAAATCAGCACACTGGCGGTTAAGGAGAATTTCCTAGTTGCAGGTGGCTTCCAAGGAGAGCTTACTTGTAAG CGTTTGGATAAGCAAGGAGTTAGTTTTTGTACCCGGACCACATATGATGATAATGCCATCACAAATGCCATCGAAATATATGACAGCCTGAG CGGTGGAATCAATTTCATGGCATCCAATAATGATTGTGGTGTAAGAGAATATGACATGGAGAAATTTCAGCTTTTGAATCACTTCCGATTCCCCTGGCCAGTGAAT CATACATCAATGAATCCAGACCGTAGGCTTATTACTGTTGTTGGAGATCACAGAGATGGATTGCTTGTTGATTCACAGAGCGGAAAG ACTGTTGCTACTGTGGTTGGTCATCTAGATTACTCTTTTGCTTCTGCTTGGCACCCTGATGGACGCACCTTTGCCACTGGGAATCAGGATAAGACTTGCCGAGTTTGGGATATTAGAAAGCTATCATCTCCAGTTGCAATTCTCAAGGGTAACTTGGGTGCTGTCCGATCAATTCGATTTTCCTCGGATGGTCAGTTCATGGTGGTGGCTGAACCTGCAGATTTTGTCCATGTGTATAGCACAAAGTCAGATTACAAAAAGCGCCAAGAGATTGATTTCTTTGGAGAGATCTCAGGCGTATCGCTGAGTCCGGATGATGAATCTCTGTATATAGGAATCTGGGATCGGACATATGCAAGCTTGTTACAGTATAACAGAAGGCATACATATGGTTATCTTGATTCACTCTTGTGA